Proteins from a genomic interval of Gadus morhua chromosome 21, gadMor3.0, whole genome shotgun sequence:
- the ccn6 gene encoding cellular communication network factor 6 — MLSLLCGSLLLLLAQQCVSGAGGRAVATGGRRPVCQWPCRCGPRAACAPGVSAVLDGCGCCKSCARQQRQACNERDVCDPHKGLYCDYSADRPRFQVGVCAYMLAVGCDLNGRHFENGHAFEPSPLYKCTCIAGAIGCTPAFTHTPAGLLGSAPPKPAGLLSGPGARKNLQDTSYRPAYRDPPLAWKRNCLVQTTPWSVCSKTCGVGMSVRVTNDNAKCEMRKDRRLCLLRPCDKNLLKSFKAPKGKTCRAQVPARRAERLVLSGCSSTQRVRPTYCGLCGGGGGGGCCVPDASSMRTLEFRCKGAAGVRWKVQWITSCVCKRKCDDPGDMFTELHFL; from the exons tGTGTGAGCGGGGCTGGGGGCCGCGCCGTGGCCACTGGGGGCCGCCGGCCGGTGTGCCAGTGGCCGTGCCGCTGCGGGCCCCGGGCGGCGTGCGCGCCGGGGGTGAGCGCCGTGCTGGACGGCTGCGGCTGCTGTAAGAGCTGCGCCCGGCAGCAGCGGCAGGCCTGCAACGAGAGGGACGTGTGCGACCCGCACAAGGGCCTCTACTGCGACTACTCCGCCGACCGACCCCGCTTCCAAGTGGGCGTCTGCGCCT ACATGCTGGCGGTGGGCTGCGATCTGAACGGGCGTCACTTCGAGAACGGCCACGCCTTCGAGCCCAGCCCGCTCTACAAGTGCACCTGCATCGCCGGCGCCATCGGCTGCACCCCCGCCTTCACCCACACACCTGCCGGCCTCTTAGGCTCCGCCCCCCCGAAACCAGCAGGCCTCCTcagcggccccggggcccgcaaGAACCTGCAGGACACCAGCTACAGGCCAG CTTACAGGGATCCTCCTTTAGCCTGGAAGAGGAACTGCCTGGTGCAGACCACGCCCTGGAGCGTCTGCTCCAAGACCTGCGGTGTGGGCATGTCCGTCCGCGTAACCAACGACAACGCCAAGTGTGAGATGAGGAAGGACCGGAGGCTGTGTCTGCTGCGGCCCTGCGACAAGAACCTGCTCAAGAGCTTCAAG GCCCCCAAGGGGAAGACGTGCCGGGCCCAGGTCCCTGCGCGGCGCGCAGAGCGGCTGGTGCTGTCGGGGTGCAGCAGCACCCAGCGGGTGAGGCCCACCTACTGCGGCCtgtgtggcggcggcggcggcggcggctgctgcgtGCCCGACGCCTCCAGCATGCGCACCTTAGAGTTCAGGTGCAAGGGCGCGGCCGGCGTGCGCTGGAAGGTGCAGTGGATCACGTCCTGCGTCTGCAAAAGGAAGTGTGACGACCCCGGGGACATGTTCACCGAGCTGCACTTCctgtga
- the tube1 gene encoding tubulin epsilon chain, which translates to MTQSIVVQVGQCGNQVGCRFWDLALREHAHVNKKGVYDEALGSFFRNVDSRGAGTCDIVGGRIQRLKARAVLVDMEEGVVNQIVQGPLRDLFDTTQLLTDVSGSGNNWAVGHMTYGSAYRDQIVEKVRRAAEHCDCLQCFFLIHSMGGGTGSGLGTRVLGLLEEEFPEVCRIVTSVYPSDEDDVITSPYNSVLAMRELTEHADCVLPVENQSLVEILTRVRLLSRAPGPGVKADLISSPGGGPEKPFDSMNNIIANLLLNLTSSARFEGCLNMDLNEISMNLVPFPRLHYLVPSLAPLYSLQADCSMAPRRPDQMFSDVFSKDHQLIRADPRRSLYLACALLGRGDLLLSDLRRNIHRLRSSLSFVSWNPEGWKTSLCSVAPVGHTHSLLALANNTCVKGTFSALRDRYARLYRKKAHLHHYLQEEGMELSLFSQASESLSSLIEEYDLLDRASSSCPHDAPRLQIAT; encoded by the exons ATGACGCAATCCATAGTCGTGCAGG ttGGTCAGTGTGGTAACCAGGTCGGGTGTCGGTTCTGGGACTTGGCGCTCAGAGAACATGCACACGTCAACAAG AAAGGAGTATATGATGAGGCTCTGGGTAGTTTTTTCCGGAACGTGGACTCAAG AGGTGCAGGAACCTGTGACATCGTGGGCGGGAGAATCCAGCGACTCAAAGCCCGG GCGGTGCTGGTGGACATGGAGGAGGGCGTGGTCAACCAGATCGTGCAGGGTCCGCTGAGGGACCTGTTTGACACCACACAGCTCCTCACCGACGTGTCGGGGTCCGGGAACAACTG GGCGGTGGGTCACATGACATATGGCTCGGCCTATCGGGATCAGATCGTGGAGAAGGTCCGCAGGGCGGCGGAACACTGTGACTGTCTGCAGTGCTTCTTCCTCATCCACTCCATGGGCGGAG GCACGGGCTCGGGGCTGGGGACCCGGGTCCTggggctgctggaggaggagttCCCCGAGGTGTGTCGCATCGTGACCTCGGTGTACCCCTCGGACGAGGACGACGTCATCACCTCGCCCTACAACAGCGTGCTCGCCATGAGGGAGCTCACGGAGCACGCCGACTGTGTGCTGCCCGTGGAGAACCAG TCTCTGGTGGAGATCCTGACCCGGGTCCGGCTCCTGTCCCGCGCCCCGGGTCCCGGGGTGAAGGCGGACCTCATCTCCAGTccgggaggaggaccagagaaaCCCTTCGACAGCATGAACAACATCATCGCCAACCTGCTGCTAAACCTCACCAG ctCTGCGCGCTTCGAGGGCTGTCTGAACATGGACCTGAATGAGATCTCCATGAACCTGGTCCCCTTCCCCCGGCTGCACTACCTGGTGCCCAGCCTGGCCCCGCTCTACAGCCTGCAGGCCGACTGCAGCATGGCCCCTAGGAG GCCGGACCAGATGTTCAGCGACGTCTTCAGTAAGGACCACCAGCTGATCCGGGCGGACCCCCGACGCAGCCTGTACCTGGCCTGCGCTCTCCTGGGGCGAGGAGACCTTCTGCTGTCAGACCTCCGGAGGAACATACACAG actccgttcctccctctccttcgtCTCCTGGAACCCCGAGGGGTGGAAGACGAGTCTGTGTTCTGTGGCGCCGGTCGGCCACACCCACTCCCTGCTGGCCCTCGCCAACAACACTTGTGTGAAGGGCACCTTCTCCGCCCTGCGCGACCGCTACGCCCGCCTCTACAGGAAGAAG gcccatctccaccactacctccaggAGGAAGGCATGGAGCTCAGCCTGTTCAGCCAGGCGTCAGAGTCCCTGTCCTCCCTCATAGAGGAGTACGACCTGCTGGaccgcgcctcctcctcctgcccccacGACGCCCCCAGACTGCAGATCGCTACAtga